From the Acidobacteriota bacterium genome, one window contains:
- a CDS encoding metallopeptidase family protein — MSRRPNPFGRSPFRPSMDRARFEELVAAAMDEIPARFRKLIENVNVMVEDDCPPGTNLLGLYHGVPYPHRSPASYGSYAPDVIVIYQRPIEAISRTDDDIKDQVRDTVLHEVGHYFGLGEAELREIERAVRERRRGERT; from the coding sequence ATGAGCCGGCGGCCGAACCCCTTCGGCCGGAGCCCCTTCCGGCCGTCCATGGACCGGGCCCGCTTCGAGGAACTCGTGGCCGCGGCCATGGACGAGATCCCGGCCAGGTTCCGCAAGCTCATCGAGAACGTCAACGTCATGGTCGAGGACGATTGCCCGCCGGGGACGAACCTGCTCGGCCTCTATCACGGCGTCCCCTACCCCCACCGCAGCCCGGCGTCCTACGGCAGCTATGCGCCCGACGTCATCGTCATCTACCAGCGGCCCATCGAGGCCATCTCCCGGACGGACGACGACATCAAGGACCAGGTCCGGGACACGGTCCTCCACGAGGTCGGCCACTATTTCGGGCTGGGCGAGGCGGAGCTGCGCGAGATCGAGCGGGCCGTCCGGGAGCGGCGCCGGGGAGAACGTACATGA
- a CDS encoding cob(I)yrinic acid a,c-diamide adenosyltransferase: MGSCPPFPLPLSNVSLTREKECSTIGGMTGYVQIYTGNGKGKTTAAFGLAFRAAGHGLRTYVAQFLKAQPTGEIEAAKKLAPLITIEQFGREGFITVKDGPGDEDIDRARAGLARAREAMLSGEYRIVVLDEVNTAVHFRILPEADVLALIDERPAGVELVLTGRYAPESFIDRADLVTEMTEIKHYFAKGVKARKGIEK; the protein is encoded by the coding sequence ATGGGATCGTGTCCCCCATTTCCCCTCCCCCTGTCGAACGTCTCTTTGACACGAGAGAAGGAATGTTCAACAATAGGCGGGATGACAGGCTACGTTCAGATCTATACCGGCAACGGCAAGGGCAAGACGACCGCCGCGTTCGGCCTGGCCTTCCGGGCGGCCGGCCACGGCCTCAGGACCTACGTCGCCCAGTTCCTGAAGGCCCAACCGACGGGCGAGATCGAGGCGGCAAAGAAGCTGGCGCCCCTGATCACCATCGAGCAGTTCGGCCGTGAGGGCTTCATCACGGTCAAGGACGGCCCCGGCGACGAGGACATCGACCGGGCCAGGGCCGGCCTGGCCCGGGCCCGCGAGGCCATGCTCTCGGGCGAATACCGGATCGTCGTCCTCGACGAGGTCAACACGGCCGTCCACTTCAGGATCCTGCCGGAGGCGGACGTCCTCGCCCTCATCGACGAGCGTCCGGCCGGGGTCGAGCTGGTGCTGACCGGCCGCTACGCCCCCGAGTCCTTCATCGACCGGGCCGACCTGGTCACCGAGATGACGGAGATCAAGCACTACTTCGCCAAGGGCGTCAAGGCCCGCAAGGGCATCGAGAAATGA
- the serS gene encoding serine--tRNA ligase → MLDPKFVLENLESVQNRLAARGPRISLEEFVRVSRERKEVLKRTEELRTVKNKASEDVSRLKKAGQDASAIIAEMRKVGDEIGALEDKLKGFDEELKATLLNIPNIPHDSVPVGQSAEDNREVRRWGSRPEFAFKPQAHWDIGENLGVLDFERAAKITGSRFAVYFGGAARLERALISFMIDIHTRERGFSEVLPPFIANADSLTGTGNLPKFKEDLFKLEGFDWYLIPTAEVPLTNIYRGEILDGAVLPVRFVAWTPCFRSEAGSYGKDVRGLIRQHQFNKVEMMIFSRPETSFDEHEHMTASAEEVLKRLGLHHRVVLLCTGDMGFASAKTYDLEVWMPSRDGFMEISSCSNCLDFQARRSNIRFKREAKGRPEFVHTLNGSGLAVGRTVSAILENYQQADGSVVVPEALRPYMNGLERITSAKK, encoded by the coding sequence ATGCTCGACCCCAAGTTCGTCCTGGAAAACCTTGAGTCCGTTCAGAATAGGCTGGCGGCGCGCGGACCGCGGATCAGCCTCGAAGAATTCGTCCGCGTCTCCCGCGAGAGGAAAGAGGTCCTCAAGAGGACCGAAGAGCTGCGGACGGTCAAGAACAAGGCCTCGGAGGACGTCTCGCGGCTGAAGAAGGCTGGCCAGGACGCCTCGGCCATCATCGCCGAGATGCGCAAGGTCGGCGACGAGATCGGCGCCCTCGAGGACAAGCTGAAGGGCTTCGACGAGGAGCTCAAGGCGACCCTGCTCAACATCCCCAACATCCCCCACGATTCCGTGCCCGTCGGGCAGAGCGCCGAGGACAACCGGGAGGTCCGGCGGTGGGGGAGCCGGCCGGAATTCGCCTTCAAGCCCCAGGCCCACTGGGATATCGGCGAGAACCTGGGCGTCCTCGACTTCGAGCGGGCGGCCAAGATCACGGGGTCCCGGTTCGCCGTCTATTTCGGGGGGGCAGCCCGGCTGGAGCGGGCCCTCATCAGCTTCATGATCGACATCCACACCCGCGAGCGTGGCTTCTCCGAGGTCCTGCCGCCGTTCATCGCCAATGCCGACAGCCTGACCGGGACGGGCAACCTGCCGAAGTTCAAGGAGGACCTGTTCAAGCTCGAGGGCTTCGACTGGTATCTCATCCCGACGGCCGAGGTGCCGCTGACGAACATATACCGGGGCGAGATCCTCGACGGCGCCGTCCTGCCGGTGCGCTTTGTCGCCTGGACGCCCTGCTTCCGGAGCGAGGCCGGGTCCTACGGCAAGGACGTCCGCGGCCTCATCCGCCAGCACCAGTTCAACAAGGTCGAGATGATGATCTTCAGCCGGCCCGAGACGTCCTTCGACGAGCACGAGCACATGACCGCCTCGGCCGAGGAGGTCCTGAAGCGGCTGGGGCTCCATCACCGCGTCGTTCTCCTGTGCACCGGCGACATGGGCTTCGCCAGCGCCAAGACCTACGACCTCGAGGTCTGGATGCCCAGCCGCGACGGCTTCATGGAGATCTCGTCCTGTTCGAACTGCCTGGACTTCCAGGCCCGGCGGTCGAACATCCGCTTCAAGCGCGAAGCCAAGGGCCGGCCGGAGTTCGTCCACACCCTCAACGGCTCGGGCCTGGCCGTCGGCCGGACCGTCAGCGCCATCCTCGAAAACTACCAGCAGGCGGACGGCTCGGTCGTGGTGCCGGAGGCGCTGCGGCCGTACATGAACGGCCTCGAGCGCATCACGTCAGCGAAGAAATAG
- a CDS encoding hydrolase yields the protein MNDDQQNAECCPRFDPAPWDGKVFTWDRKKFVKDKVFTFFHVPVNFGAVMRRLVPKVQRAGAMSPESMCLSDHTSRWSMDLYLAATRDVEGAVNVALSGRYLSKVYEGDFRQTGAWCKDFSAFAEGQGLTVRKLYVWYTTCPKCAKKYGKNYVAIVGEVEGPARS from the coding sequence ATGAACGACGATCAGCAGAACGCCGAGTGCTGCCCAAGGTTCGATCCCGCGCCCTGGGACGGCAAGGTATTCACCTGGGATCGGAAAAAGTTCGTCAAGGACAAGGTCTTCACTTTCTTCCACGTGCCGGTCAACTTCGGCGCCGTGATGCGGCGGCTCGTCCCGAAGGTCCAACGGGCCGGGGCCATGTCTCCCGAGTCAATGTGCCTGTCCGACCACACCTCGAGGTGGAGCATGGACCTCTATCTCGCCGCGACCAGGGACGTGGAAGGCGCCGTGAACGTCGCCTTGTCGGGCCGCTACCTGAGCAAGGTCTACGAGGGGGACTTCCGGCAGACCGGCGCGTGGTGCAAGGATTTTAGCGCCTTCGCCGAAGGCCAGGGTCTGACCGTTAGAAAGCTGTACGTGTGGTACACGACCTGCCCCAAGTGCGCCAAGAAATACGGCAAGAACTACGTGGCCATCGTGGGCGAGGTCGAAGGGCCGGCCCGGTCGTGA